One genomic segment of Ctenopharyngodon idella isolate HZGC_01 chromosome 7, HZGC01, whole genome shotgun sequence includes these proteins:
- the si:ch211-212k18.5 gene encoding sal-like protein 4 has protein sequence MSRRKQKRPQQLVNADPGGTRLMLQDDQLPVKSPSTSLASEATSSSSSSSPTSLQDCQPPLAPRPSPGGLHAPSLPNESSSPPHWPNHIASYSTSLPNAHSSLSPDFPHPSLSSQTHSPPPGQQKSTHIPSHQPLSTVTSPPMGISATTTTSSSSSLSSSSSLGAPPHQGSPSPIHQTPSSPSEQLQVPPTLAVLLEELRVLQQRQIHQMQITEEICRQVLRLGGMVSAQDAPQGSVEGQQRDAGSSSPPNTVSGASLIPQAPASKPNLSHTNGTRALYSTTSSSTSSSSLVTSSASMHPLSLTLGLPPRYLNEKSPNTSISHGNGVNFSTPPLPTVSLSQDQLSLSSTISTSNGSSSSSSGRQQHICRFCGKVLSSDSSLQIHLRSHTGERPYQCPVCLSRFTTRGNLKAHFLRHREQNPELSLSLLPPALSEQSQSGSGSGPSQRRRKRRAEDDEPFGVKGSVGVPDSLALSFLSGSSHPSPSSLPLPPSVDLALLSTAHSLLQLNRASAAAAASVSTSVQSSSSSITSSAMNSQFKGAKQQRFDENTPPHSTLHPGSPYSQLAHLPKILFPSGPSAHHPSLALLRPPHLPSPHLPLTFPFSSYPKPQNSSSPSSSPSSSSATSDTSKLQRLAQKLEKQPLPKSTNEGQVNCNTQANDISTTSNTNAISAYRREMMAALGLNPNPSSEPTSQDLQGSTASSLVPNQCGVCLRVLSCPRALRLHQATHLGERPFPCKLCGRSFSTKGSLRAHLATHRARPANARGQNSCPLCQRKFTNAVVLQHHIRMHLGGQLPPEGNGDLQSEEDSGQMDGVSLPKTLQSLPLNMSMSSSASLLESGASLRNATSGDADQIMESDQDPYDNTPETSPTLTLEKQDPSRENSPPDNSIASDENHYGTVHHSKSQVVNGSAEEDEDTPLSLCTRTNSQDTLFDKKWHNGPSHHTVISGPKPSLSSEALNLSPALTPPSSPGLSTESKSDQSSEQTTLHVNGIDHVLEPNDGDSHPSTENASLHSKIPDRAVEQKLKAEDAQESKMEESAEEDQRKDKEKTEMTSSETPVALPQPQRSEKPYSCTECGKEYASRSGLKGHMKIHSGSMNQLASTASSQSSEGKVMERTESSTHRKLRGEDAKNLSEESTDKLSLTEHPVSTADRDDRTEDTA, from the exons aCGACCAGCTTCCAGTGAAATCTCCATCCACCTCTCTTGCCTCTGAAGCTACCTCatcatcttcctcttcctctcctaCATCCCTTCAGGACTGTCAGCCTCCTTTGGCCCCAAGACCGTCTCCAGGTGGCCTTCATGCTCCCTCGCTCCCCAACGAGAGCTCATCTCCTCCCCACTGGCCAAATCACATTGCCTCATATTCCACATCACTGCCTAATGCACACTCATCTCTCTCTCCGGACTTCCCACACCCTTCTCTGTCCTCCCAGACCCACTCTCCTCCTCCTGGCCAGCAGAAATCCACTCATATTCCATCTCATCAGCCCCTGTCCACTGTGACGTCCCCACCGATGGGTATTTCTGCAACCACCACtacctcctcttcctcctctttaTCATCTTCATCATCGCTGGGTGCCCCACCACATCAAGGAAGCCCTAGTCCCATCCACCAAACTCCTTCGTCACCTTCAGAGCAACTCCAGGTGCCTCCGACCCTCGCTGTACTATTGGAGGAGCTTAGGGTCCTGCAGCAAAGACAGATTCACCAAATGCAGATTACAGAAGAGATCTGCAGGCAGGTGCTGCGTCTAGGTGGTATGGTCAGTGCCCAAGATGCACCTCAGGGATCTGTGGAGGGTCAACAGAGAGATGCAGGCTCTAGCTCCCCACCTAATACTGTCTCTGGTGCCTCTTTAATTCCCCAAGCTCCTGCATCCAAGCCCAACCTATCTCACACTAATGGAACCAGAGCTCTTTATTCCACAACTTCATCTTCAACATCTTCCTCATCCTTAGTCACGTCTTCAGCCTCTATGCACCCTCTCTCTCTAACGCTTGGACTTCCACCTCGTTACCTCAATGAAAAGTCTCCCAACACCTCAATCAGTCATGGCAATGGTGTGAATTTCTCAACTCCTCCCTTGCCCACGGTCAGCCTCTCCCAGGACCAGCTATCTCTCAGTTCCACTATTAGTACGTCAAATGGATCTTCAAGCTCCTCTTCAGGCCGCCAGCAGCACATCTGCCGTTTCTGTGGGAAGGTTCTAAGCAGCGACTCCTCCCTACAGATCCATCTGAGATCCCACACCGGTGAGCGCCCGTACCAGTGTCCAGTCTGCCTCAGTCGCTTCACTACCCGCGGCAACCTCAAAGCCCACTTCCTTCGTCACCGTGAGCAAAATCCTGAGCTGTCACTTTCGCTCTTGCCACCTGCTCTGTCCGAGCAGAGCCAATCAGGATCTGGCTCAGGGCCTTCACAGAGACGCAGAAAACGTCGAGCTGAGGATGATGAGCCTTTTGGGGTTAAGGGTAGTGTAGGTGTGCCAGACAGTTTAGCCCTGAGTTTCCTATCTGGGTCATCTCATCCATCTCCCTCCTCCCTACCATTGCCACCCAGCGTTGATCTGGCCCTGCTTTCCACCGCCCACTCTTTGCTACAGCTTAACCGTGCCTCGGCTGCAGCCGCAGCCTCCGTTTCTACAAGTGTGCAGTCATCATCTTCATCCATCACCTCCTCTGCCATGAACAGTCAATTTAAAGGTGCAAAGCAGCAGAGGTTTGATGAGAATACACCACCACATTCCACCTTACATCCTGGTTCTCCATATTCCCAGCTGGCACATCTTCCGAAGATTCTCTTCCCATCAGGTCCCTCTGCTCACCATCCTAGTCTTGCTCTTCTTCGCCCTCCTCACCTTCCCTCCCCTCACCTCCCACTTACCTTCCCTTTCTCCTCTTACCCCAAACCTCAAAACTCCTCTTCTCCATCCTCCTCTCCATCTTCATCCTCTGCCACCTCTGACACCTCCAAGCTGCAGAGACTGGCTCAGAAGTTAGAGAAGCAGCCTCTCCCAAAAAGCACCAATGAAGGCCAGGTGAACTGCAATACTCAGGCTAATGACATATCCACAACCTCCAACACTAATGCTATCTCAGCTTACAGGAGGGAGATGATGGCAGCCTTAGGTCTGAACCCGAATCCCAGCAGTGAGCCGACTAGCCAAGATCTCCAAGGGTCAACTGCCTCCTCTTTGGTCCCTAATCAGTGTGGGGTGTGCCTCCGTGTCCTCAGCTGCCCAAGGGCATTACGTCTCCACCAGGCCACTCACTTAGGGGAACGTCCATTCCCCTGCAAACTCTGTGGCCGCTCCTTCTCCACAAAGGGAAGTCTAAGGGCTCATTTAGCCACTCACAGAGCACGTCCAGCCAATGCACGTGGCCAGAACTCATGCCCACTCTGTCAGCGCAAGTTTACCAATGCCGTGGTACTGCAGCACCACATTCGCATGCATCTGGGGGGCCAATTACCTCCAGAAGGTAACGGAGACCTGCAGTCAGAGGAAGACTCTGGTCAAATGGATGGAGTTTCCTTACCCAAGACCCTTCAGTCTCTTCCTCTCAATATGAGCATGTCTTCCTCTGCCAGCTTACTGGAGTCTGGTGCTAGCCTAAGAAATGCTACATCAGGTGATGCAGACCAGATCATGGAGTCAGATCAAGATCCCTATGACAACACACCTGAGACTAGTCCAACCCTCACCCTGGAGAAGCAGGACCCCTCCAGAGAAAACAGCCCACCTGACAATTCCATAGCCTCAGATGAGAACCATTATGGCACAGTCCATCACAGCAAGTCTCAAGTTGTCAATGGCTCTGCAGAAGAGGATGAAGACACACCTTTATCACTCTGTACCAGGACCAACTCCCAAGACACCTTGTTTGATAAAAAATGGCACAATGGGCCTTCGCATCACACGGTGATCAGTGGGCCAAAACCTAGTTTAAGCTCTGAAGCTCTCAATCTGTCACCTGCCCTAACTCCACCCTCCAGCCCAGGGTTGTCCACTGAGTCAAAATCAGACCAAAGCAGCGAGCAGACAACACTTCATGTGAATGGGATTGACCATGTTCTTGAACCCAATGATGGTGACTCTCACCCATCCACAGAGAATGCTTCTTTGCACTCTAAAATTCCTGACAGAGCCGTAGAGCAGAAGCTGAAAGCTGAGGATGCACAAGAATCCAAAATGGAGGAGTCTGCAGAAGAGGATCAAAGGAAAGATAAAGAAAAGACCGAAATGACATCATCAGAAACTCCTGTGGCCCTTCCACAACCGCAGCGCTCTGAGAAACCTTACAGCTGCACAGAGTGTGGAAAAGAGTACGCTAGCCGCAGTGGATTGAAG GGGCATATGAAAATCCACAGTGGGAGTATGAATCAGTTGGCCAGTACTGCATCCTCACAGTCCTCtgagggaaaagtcatggaGCGTACAGAGTCGTCGACCCATCGAAAACTGAGAGGAGAGGATGCTAAAAACTTGTCAGAGGAGAGTACAGATAAACTGTCCTTGACTGAGCATCCGGTGTCTACTGCTGACAGAGACGACAGAACTGAAGACACTGCTTAA